Below is a genomic region from Amycolatopsis sp. 195334CR.
CTCGGCCCGTCGTTCCGCGTGCCGGGCCACCACCACCCGCCGCTGCGCGTCGCGCGCGATCTTCGACTTCTTCGCCATCAGCGGTCCTCCTTGAACTCGACGTGCCTGCGGACCACCGGGTCGTACTTGCGCAGCACCAGCCGGTCGGGGTCGTTGCGGCGGTTCTTCCTGGTGACGTAGGTGAACCCGGTCCCGGCGGTCGACCGCAGCTTGACGATCGGCCGGATCTCGTTGCGCGCCATCAGATCTTCTCCCCGCGTGCCCGCAGCGAGGCGACCACCGCATCGATCCCGCGCTTGTCGATGGTCTTCATCCCCTTGACCGAAACCCGCAACCGGACCCAGCGGCCTTCGCTCGGCACCCAGTACCGCCGCGTCTGCAGGTTCGGGTCCCAGCGCCGCGAAGTCCGCTTGTGCGAATGCGAGACCTGCTTGCCGAACCCGGGCCGCCGCCCGGTGACCTGGCACACAGCCGACACCTGTCCTCCTCAATTGGTATTGATAGTCATTTTCAACTACAGTACACCCCTGTGACCGAAGACCTCCGCATTCCCCTCACCCTGATCGGCGGCCTGGCCGCCGGAGCCAGTGCCGCGCTGGCCGACCGCCTCCGCGCCGGCGAGCCCGGTACCGCGGTGGTGCACCACAACCTGCGCCGCATCCACGAGGGCGTGGTCACCCGCCGCCTCCAGCTCGGCGCGCGTGACCAGCTCACCGTGTTGGAGCTGGCCCACGGCTGCGTCTCCTGCACCCTGCGCCTGGACCTGCTGCCGTTGCTGCGCAAGCTGTCCCGGCTGCCCGAGGTCCGGCGCATCGTGGTCCGCCTCGACGAGGCGATGGAGCCGGAACCGGTGTGCTGGGCGCTGGAGCACACGCTGGTCGGCGACCGCCCGGTGCTCGACGACGTCCGCGTCGAGGCGGTGGCCGCGGTGCTCGACCGCGCCACCTGGCTCACCGACGTCACCGGCGACGACACGCTCGACGAGCGCGCGCTGCAGGCCAGCCCCGAGGACGAGCGCACGCTGGCCCAGGTCGGCCTCGCGCAGGCCGAGTTCGCCGACGTGCTGGTCCTCGACGGGGACGCGCCCGACGCCTGGACCGCGGCCAAGACCGCCGCCGTGCTCGACCGGCTGGCGCCCACCGCGCCCCGGCTCGAACTGGCCACCACCACCGAAGTCCGCGACGCGGTGCCCGCCGGGGCCCGGCGCGGTGAGGTGACCGACATGCACGGCCCGCTGCTGCGCGGGGAACCACCGCTGGCCGAGGACTGCGGCATCGCGCTGCTGACCTACACGCGCACCCGGCCGTTCCACCCGGAACGCCTCCACGACGCCATCGACGTGCTGCTCGACGGCGTGGTGCGCACCCGCGGCCGGGTGTGGGTGGCGAGCCAGCCGTCGATGGCGCTCTGGGTCGAGTCCGCGGGGGGCGGGCTCGGCATCGGGCACGCCGGGCACTGGCTCGCCGCCGACGACGGTCCGGAGTGGACGGAGGTGAGCCCGGAACGCCGGACGCTGGCGTCCCTGCGCTGGGACCCGGAGTTCGGCGACCGGGCACAGGAACTGGTGGTGCTCACCCACCAGGCCACCCCGGAGGAGGTGACCGCGGCGCTGGACGGGGCCCTGCTGACCGACGACGAGCTGGCCGCCGGGCCGTCGGCGTGGGCGCGCTACCCGGACCCGTTCGGCGAATGGCACGAAGAACCCTGCGACGACGAACAACCGTCGGGACACCAGGTCTCGGCGGCCGACCGGAAGGACGAACAACGATGAAACCGGGTATCCACCCCGACTACCACCCGGTGGTGTTCAAGGACAACGCCACCGGCGACGCCTTTCTCACCCGGTCCACCATGACCTCGGAGAAATCCGTCGAATGGGAGGACGGCAACACCTATCCTCTGGTGCTGGTGGACATCAGCTCCGCCTCCCACCCGTTCTGGACCGGTGCCCGCCGGATCATGGACACCGCGGGCCAGGTCGAGAAGTTCCACCGCCGCTACGGACAGCGAAAGGGCGGTAAGTGATGGCCGTGCCCAAGCGCAGGACCTCGCGCAGCAACACGCGGCACCGCCGCGCGCAGTGGAAGGCCACCGCGCCGGACCTGGTGCCGATCGTGGTCGACGGGCGGCGGCAGCTGGTCCCGCGCCGCCTGATCGGCCACTTCCAGCGGCTCGCCCGGTGAATCCCGAGTTCGCCGGCGGCGTGTTCAGCGCCGCCGGCGCGGAGTTCGCGGACTGGTACGCGCGGCTGTGGCGGCCGCTCGGTGAACTCACCGTGGCGGTCACCCGGCCCGCGCCGGGCGACCGCGTGCTCGACGCCTGCTGCGGCTCGGGTGCTTCGGCCGTGCCCGCCGCGCTCGCGGTCGGCCCGGCCGGGCACGTCGACGCGGTGGACGCGGCCGAGGGCCTGCTCGCCCAGGGCCGGGTCACCGGGCAGGGGCTCGGCCAGCTCGCGTTCACCCGGCACGACGTGCTGACCTGGACCGCCGAGCCGTACGACCTGGTCCAGTGCGTCTACGGGGTGTTCTTCTTCCCGGACATGGAGGCCGGCGCGCGGCGGCTGATCAGCCTGCTCCGGCCCGGCGGCCGGTTCGCGGTGACCACCTGGCGCCGCGACGGCATGGCCAGGATAGTGCCGATCGCGCAGGCCGCGGCCGCGGTGGAACGCCCCGAGCTGAACCAGCCCGCCGACCGGATCGGCGCGCAGGCCCGGATCGACACCCCGGAGAAGCTGACCGGCTGGCTGTCCGGGCTCGGCCTGGTCGACGTCACCGTCGACGAGGTCGAGTACGTGCAGCCGCTGCACGCCGAGGACGCGTGGAAGCTGTACCTCGGCGCGGCCATGCGCGCGTTCCTCACCGGATTGGACGAACCGGCGGTGGCGCGGGTGAAGGAGCGGTTCACCGCCGGGCTCGCCGAAGCGGGCGTGACCTCACTCGACTGCGGTTCGCTGATCGGGGTGGGCCGCGTCCCCGCGTGAGATGCTGGGGCGGTGAGCGATCCCGATCCCGAACTGCTCGAGCTGTGGGCCAAGGTCTTCGGCTTCGCCAGGAGCGGCAGCACCGCGGAGCTGGCGGCCTACGTGGACGCCGGCATCCCGGCGAACCTGACCAACGACAGCGGGGACACGCTGGTCATGCTCGCCGCCTACCACGGCCACGCGGCCACCGTGACCGCCTTGCTGGAGCGTGGGGCCGATCCCAACCGCACCAACGACCGGGGCCAGAGCCCGCTCGCCGGTGCGGTGTTCAAGGCCGAGCCCGAGGTGGTCAAGGCGCTGCTGGCCGGCGGGGCCGATCCGGCCGCCGGGCAGCCGTCCGCGCTGGAGACCGCGCGGATGTTCGGCAACGACGAAATGCTCACACTCCTGCGCCCCTGAGCGCGCCACCGCGGTCGCGGGCAGGCATGCTACTGCGCATGCCAGAAGATCCCCACTATCTGTCCGGCCTCGACCTCTCCGGTAAGCGGGTGGTGGTGGTCGGCGGTGGCATGGTCGCCCAGCGGCGGCTGCCGCGCCTGGTCGGCGCCGGTGCCGCGGTCGAGGTGATCGCCCCGCACGTCACCCCGTCGGTCGAGGCCATGGCCGAGATCGGTGAGCTGCGCTGGCACCGGCGCGCCTACGCCGACGGCGACCTCACCGACGCCTGGTACGCGCTGGCCTGCACCGATCTCCCCGAGGTCAACGCCGCGGTGTGCGCGGAGGCCGAGCGCGCGCGGGTGTTCTGCGTGCGCGCCGACGCCGGTACCGAGGGCAGCGCGGTCACCCCGGCGTCCGGGCGGCACGGGGGAGTGCTGGTCGGGGTGCTCTCCGGGGGCGAGCCGCTGCGCTCGGCCGCGGTCCGCGACTCCATTCTGGACGGTCTGCGCGCCGGGACGGTGGCCGCCGAGTACCGCACGCCCGGTGACGAACTGCCCGGCGTGGCGCTGGTCGGCGGCGGGCCGGGCGATCCGGAGCTGATCACCGTGCGCGGCAGGCGGCTGCTCGCCCGCGCCGACGTGGTGGTGGTCGACCGGCTCGGCCCGCGTGAACTGCTCGACGAACTGCCCGCCGAGGTCGAGGTGATCGACGCGGCGAAGATCCCGTACGGCCGCGCGGCCAGTCAGGACGTGATCAACGCCACGCTGATCGACCACGCCAAGGCGGGCA
It encodes:
- the rpmB gene encoding 50S ribosomal protein L28 gives rise to the protein MSAVCQVTGRRPGFGKQVSHSHKRTSRRWDPNLQTRRYWVPSEGRWVRLRVSVKGMKTIDKRGIDAVVASLRARGEKI
- the mrf gene encoding ribosome hibernation factor-recruiting GTPase MRF, which encodes MTEDLRIPLTLIGGLAAGASAALADRLRAGEPGTAVVHHNLRRIHEGVVTRRLQLGARDQLTVLELAHGCVSCTLRLDLLPLLRKLSRLPEVRRIVVRLDEAMEPEPVCWALEHTLVGDRPVLDDVRVEAVAAVLDRATWLTDVTGDDTLDERALQASPEDERTLAQVGLAQAEFADVLVLDGDAPDAWTAAKTAAVLDRLAPTAPRLELATTTEVRDAVPAGARRGEVTDMHGPLLRGEPPLAEDCGIALLTYTRTRPFHPERLHDAIDVLLDGVVRTRGRVWVASQPSMALWVESAGGGLGIGHAGHWLAADDGPEWTEVSPERRTLASLRWDPEFGDRAQELVVLTHQATPEEVTAALDGALLTDDELAAGPSAWARYPDPFGEWHEEPCDDEQPSGHQVSAADRKDEQR
- the cobA gene encoding uroporphyrinogen-III C-methyltransferase; amino-acid sequence: MPEDPHYLSGLDLSGKRVVVVGGGMVAQRRLPRLVGAGAAVEVIAPHVTPSVEAMAEIGELRWHRRAYADGDLTDAWYALACTDLPEVNAAVCAEAERARVFCVRADAGTEGSAVTPASGRHGGVLVGVLSGGEPLRSAAVRDSILDGLRAGTVAAEYRTPGDELPGVALVGGGPGDPELITVRGRRLLARADVVVVDRLGPRELLDELPAEVEVIDAAKIPYGRAASQDVINATLIDHAKAGKFVVRLKGGDPYVFGRGFEEVLACADAGIPVTVVPGITSAFAVPAVADVPVTHRGVTHEVVVVSGHVPPGHPQSLTDWSALARLRGTIVLMMGVERLAKFAGALLDGGRPADTPVAVIEDGTMRTQRVLRSTLDSVAEEAAAAGVRPPAIIVIGPVAALANE
- a CDS encoding methyltransferase domain-containing protein, with protein sequence MNPEFAGGVFSAAGAEFADWYARLWRPLGELTVAVTRPAPGDRVLDACCGSGASAVPAALAVGPAGHVDAVDAAEGLLAQGRVTGQGLGQLAFTRHDVLTWTAEPYDLVQCVYGVFFFPDMEAGARRLISLLRPGGRFAVTTWRRDGMARIVPIAQAAAAVERPELNQPADRIGAQARIDTPEKLTGWLSGLGLVDVTVDEVEYVQPLHAEDAWKLYLGAAMRAFLTGLDEPAVARVKERFTAGLAEAGVTSLDCGSLIGVGRVPA
- the rpmG gene encoding 50S ribosomal protein L33 encodes the protein MARNEIRPIVKLRSTAGTGFTYVTRKNRRNDPDRLVLRKYDPVVRRHVEFKEDR
- a CDS encoding type B 50S ribosomal protein L31 — its product is MKPGIHPDYHPVVFKDNATGDAFLTRSTMTSEKSVEWEDGNTYPLVLVDISSASHPFWTGARRIMDTAGQVEKFHRRYGQRKGGK
- a CDS encoding ankyrin repeat domain-containing protein, translating into MSDPDPELLELWAKVFGFARSGSTAELAAYVDAGIPANLTNDSGDTLVMLAAYHGHAATVTALLERGADPNRTNDRGQSPLAGAVFKAEPEVVKALLAGGADPAAGQPSALETARMFGNDEMLTLLRP
- the rpmF gene encoding 50S ribosomal protein L32, with the translated sequence MAVPKRRTSRSNTRHRRAQWKATAPDLVPIVVDGRRQLVPRRLIGHFQRLAR